From one Myxococcales bacterium genomic stretch:
- the arsA gene encoding arsenical pump-driving ATPase has translation MTPFANPTRHLFFTGKGGVGKTALACAAALSLADRGKRVLLVSTDPASNLDEMLGVALGSEPTPVPGVASLSAMNIDPEAAAEAYRARVIAPYEGVKTGAEVRTIREQLSGACTTEIAAFDQFAGLLSGADLPSAFDHVLFDTAPTGHTLRLLQLPRAWTTFLETNEHGASCLGPHSGLTMHHERFAAAMNALMDARSTTVVLVARPNVGALREAARTAAELHSLGVDNQWLVVNAVFRAQDRSDRVALAFEQRCSAALDTMPTSLRALPRYDVPLKPFNMVGLPALRALLEDGVEDGAVPPSAASDADEASQVKLPNLSDVVDGIAAKGSGLVMVMGKGGVGKTTVAAAVAVELAVRGFSVHLSTTDPAAHVAATVAGAIPHLEISRIDPAEETRAYVSKVIERKGPSLDAEGRALLEEDLRSPCTEEVAVFHAFSKLVAQARSGFVVLDTAPTGHTLLLLDATGSYHRDVMRGLTPDEAKRLKTPLMRLQDPDYTKVLVVTLPETTPVSEAGQLQEDLRRAKIEPYAWVVNASLAASGTRDPLLRERIPAELRQIARIGHDFAGRVAIIPWMTDEPIGVANLRAVVRGEQATQATNLPRHNVSSTDVTDRT, from the coding sequence ATGACCCCTTTCGCGAACCCGACGAGGCACCTCTTCTTCACCGGCAAGGGCGGGGTCGGAAAGACCGCGCTTGCGTGCGCGGCGGCGCTCTCGCTCGCCGATCGGGGAAAGCGCGTCCTCCTCGTGAGCACCGACCCGGCGTCGAACCTCGACGAGATGCTCGGCGTTGCCCTCGGAAGTGAGCCCACGCCGGTCCCTGGTGTCGCAAGCCTCTCGGCGATGAACATCGACCCGGAAGCCGCCGCGGAGGCGTACCGAGCGCGGGTCATCGCGCCCTACGAGGGGGTGAAGACCGGCGCGGAAGTGCGGACCATCCGAGAGCAGCTCTCCGGCGCCTGCACGACGGAGATCGCCGCGTTCGATCAGTTTGCGGGTTTGCTCTCCGGCGCCGACCTACCGTCCGCCTTTGACCACGTGCTTTTCGACACCGCCCCGACGGGCCACACGCTCAGACTCCTCCAGCTGCCGCGCGCCTGGACGACGTTCCTTGAGACCAACGAGCACGGCGCCTCGTGCCTTGGACCTCACTCGGGCCTGACGATGCACCACGAGCGGTTCGCCGCCGCGATGAACGCGTTAATGGACGCACGCTCGACGACGGTCGTACTGGTCGCCCGACCGAACGTCGGGGCGCTGCGCGAGGCGGCCCGCACGGCCGCGGAGCTGCATTCGCTCGGCGTCGACAACCAGTGGCTGGTCGTGAACGCGGTCTTCCGTGCGCAGGATCGCTCCGATCGCGTGGCGCTCGCCTTCGAACAGCGGTGCTCGGCGGCCTTAGACACGATGCCGACGTCACTCCGTGCCCTGCCGCGCTACGACGTGCCGCTCAAGCCGTTCAACATGGTGGGCCTCCCCGCGCTCCGAGCTCTTCTCGAGGATGGGGTCGAGGATGGGGCCGTCCCCCCTTCAGCGGCCTCCGACGCCGACGAGGCATCGCAAGTGAAGCTCCCGAACTTGTCGGACGTTGTCGACGGCATCGCGGCCAAGGGCTCTGGCCTCGTGATGGTGATGGGAAAAGGCGGCGTCGGGAAGACAACTGTGGCGGCCGCCGTCGCCGTCGAGCTCGCGGTTCGAGGCTTCTCGGTGCACCTCAGCACGACTGACCCGGCAGCCCATGTCGCGGCGACGGTCGCCGGAGCCATCCCGCACCTTGAGATCAGTCGCATCGACCCAGCGGAGGAGACGCGAGCCTACGTCTCCAAGGTCATCGAGAGGAAGGGCCCCAGTCTCGACGCCGAGGGTCGTGCCCTCCTTGAAGAAGACCTGCGTTCGCCGTGCACGGAAGAGGTCGCCGTCTTCCACGCGTTCTCCAAGCTCGTGGCGCAGGCGAGGAGCGGCTTCGTCGTCCTCGACACAGCTCCGACCGGGCACACGCTGCTGCTCCTGGACGCGACCGGCTCGTACCACCGCGACGTGATGCGCGGGCTCACGCCCGATGAGGCGAAGCGTTTGAAGACGCCGCTCATGCGGCTTCAAGATCCCGACTACACAAAGGTCCTCGTCGTCACGTTACCGGAGACGACGCCGGTGTCGGAGGCGGGTCAACTCCAAGAGGATCTAAGGCGCGCGAAGATCGAGCCCTACGCGTGGGTCGTCAACGCGAGCCTCGCGGCTTCGGGGACGCGGGACCCGCTACTTCGCGAGAGAATTCCCGCGGAGTTGAGGCAGATCGCCCGCATCGGTCACGACTTCGCAGGGCGCGTGGCGATCATTCCGTGGATGACCGACGAGCCGATCGGCGTTGCGAATCTTCGCGCCGTCGTAAGAGGCGAGCAGGCGACGCAAGCCACCAATCTCCCCCGCCACAACGTCTCGTCGACGGACGTCACCGACCGAACCTGA
- a CDS encoding LysR family transcriptional regulator, translating to MHRAVRVGEYWNWLPAFRAVAETSSLRDAAKRIHVAPSAISRTVRLLEESLGRSLFDRTGSAMTLNASGRELLDAVRAAMRLVNDVQGAGPREAPCHIHCPTDVVTLLMDALDSWLSLHPGAPPLVHTPCAEDVAAQLLRGDLDVALQFEPATHAGVTSALLGEISSSLYVAPSHPASRLKRVTAHDLGTLPFIDYPVYELSFLRVMHDAEKQRVAYVPAMELAVRLCALGRGLACVPDFVAAASGIKLVALPWDLPRARLYAWFRRPLGDLTAPLIVQHLAAQPVWSTLVTPRPSASAASAARSARSRAARNAVRSRG from the coding sequence ATGCATCGCGCGGTCAGAGTCGGCGAGTACTGGAACTGGTTGCCGGCGTTTCGCGCCGTCGCCGAGACGAGCAGTCTTCGTGACGCCGCCAAGCGAATCCATGTCGCGCCGTCGGCCATCTCGCGCACGGTTCGCCTCTTGGAGGAGTCGCTCGGAAGGTCGCTCTTCGACCGAACCGGCAGCGCCATGACTCTGAACGCGTCGGGCCGCGAGCTCTTGGACGCCGTTCGAGCCGCGATGCGACTCGTGAACGATGTGCAAGGGGCCGGCCCGCGTGAGGCTCCCTGCCATATTCACTGCCCGACCGACGTCGTCACGTTGCTCATGGACGCCCTTGATTCATGGCTGTCCCTTCACCCCGGGGCCCCGCCGCTCGTGCACACCCCGTGCGCCGAAGACGTGGCGGCGCAGCTCCTTCGCGGCGATCTCGACGTCGCTCTTCAGTTCGAGCCGGCCACGCACGCGGGCGTCACTTCAGCGCTGCTTGGTGAGATCTCGAGCTCGCTCTATGTCGCTCCGTCGCATCCGGCGAGCCGACTCAAGCGCGTCACCGCTCACGATCTGGGGACGCTTCCGTTCATCGACTACCCCGTCTACGAGCTCTCGTTCCTCCGCGTCATGCACGACGCCGAAAAGCAGCGTGTCGCCTACGTCCCGGCGATGGAGCTCGCGGTTCGCTTGTGCGCCCTCGGTCGAGGGCTCGCGTGCGTCCCGGACTTCGTCGCCGCTGCGAGCGGCATCAAGCTCGTTGCGCTCCCATGGGACCTTCCGCGCGCGCGCCTCTACGCGTGGTTTCGCCGCCCGCTCGGCGACCTCACCGCTCCTCTCATCGTCCAACACCTCGCCGCCCAACCCGTGTGGAGTACGCTCGTGACGCCCCGACCGTCAGCATCGGCGGCGTCAGCGGCGCGGAGTGCGCGGTCTCGCGCCGCGCGCAATGCGGTGCGCAGCCGCGGGTAG
- a CDS encoding beta-propeller fold lactonase family protein produces the protein MKGPFNMHPIHVRSPLMVLAAGLFAVGCSAAPADDSTSEAESELVAGRAGAVYTLSNDPNSNDVIVFRRAANGSLQRAASYATTGKGSGDGLGSQGAVILSGDRRWLFAVSAGSNELSVFQVRGEALYLVDTIATGGVRPVSVTEHEGLVYVVHAGDGQNNITGFRQRADGSLAAIPGSTRPLSGPSVGPAQIQFSPSGRALIVTEKMTDRVDEFRVDASGKPGTIMVHASNGKTPFGFAITQRGQVIVSEAVGGMDDASTVSSYQLGVAKGLATVTSSLADTEGAACWVVLAKRDRYAYVSNTKSGSISTYAVAADGALSLVDADGRSADTGMGSKPLDMAVSRNDRFLYVLEGGTSSLGVLRIEASGALTVLSDFTGLPATAAGLAAQ, from the coding sequence TTGAAAGGTCCCTTCAACATGCACCCGATCCACGTTCGCTCGCCGCTCATGGTCCTCGCCGCTGGACTCTTCGCCGTTGGCTGCTCCGCCGCGCCGGCTGACGACTCCACGTCGGAAGCTGAGTCCGAGCTCGTCGCCGGCCGCGCCGGCGCGGTTTACACCCTCAGCAACGACCCAAACTCGAACGACGTCATCGTCTTCCGTCGCGCGGCGAACGGCTCGCTGCAGCGCGCCGCCAGCTACGCCACGACCGGCAAGGGAAGCGGCGACGGGCTCGGCTCGCAGGGCGCTGTCATCCTCAGCGGCGACCGTCGGTGGCTCTTCGCGGTGAGCGCCGGGAGCAACGAGTTGTCAGTCTTCCAGGTCCGCGGCGAAGCGCTCTACCTCGTCGACACGATCGCGACCGGCGGCGTCCGCCCGGTCAGCGTCACCGAGCACGAAGGGCTCGTCTACGTCGTGCACGCCGGCGACGGCCAGAACAACATCACCGGGTTCCGGCAGCGCGCCGACGGCTCCCTCGCCGCCATCCCGGGCTCGACGCGCCCCTTGAGCGGACCTTCGGTCGGGCCCGCGCAGATTCAGTTCAGCCCGAGCGGCCGCGCGCTCATCGTGACAGAGAAGATGACCGACAGAGTCGACGAGTTCCGCGTCGACGCGTCAGGCAAGCCGGGCACGATCATGGTTCACGCCTCCAACGGCAAGACGCCCTTCGGTTTTGCCATCACGCAGAGAGGCCAAGTCATCGTCTCGGAAGCCGTCGGGGGCATGGACGATGCGAGCACCGTGAGCTCGTACCAACTCGGCGTCGCGAAGGGCCTCGCGACGGTCACGAGCTCGCTCGCTGACACGGAAGGCGCAGCCTGTTGGGTCGTTCTCGCGAAGCGCGATCGCTACGCCTACGTCTCCAACACGAAGAGCGGGTCAATCTCGACCTACGCCGTCGCGGCCGATGGCGCCCTCTCTTTGGTCGACGCCGACGGTCGCTCGGCCGACACAGGCATGGGCAGCAAGCCCCTCGACATGGCCGTCTCCCGCAACGACCGCTTCCTCTACGTGCTCGAAGGCGGCACATCGAGCCTTGGTGTTCTACGCATCGAAGCGAGCGGCGCTCTCACGGTGCTTTCGGACTTCACGGGACTGCCGGCGACGGCGGCAGGCCTCGCCGCGCAGTGA
- a CDS encoding nitroreductase family protein — translation MVLRARAFASEMSRRRSVREFSRETFPMEVVDDAIRAAASAPSGAHQQPWTFVVVTSASLKQRIREAAEAEEKTNWEGRMGAEWMAAVEPFGLDWNKPHLTDAPVLIVVFAHAWGLAGSSGQSSPSAERVKHYYVSESVGIAVGFLLSSLHLAGLATLTHTPSPMAFLRTLLGRPANERAFAVIPVGYPRADAEVPCLERKPLDEVRVIV, via the coding sequence ATGGTCTTGAGGGCGCGCGCGTTCGCCAGCGAGATGAGTCGACGGCGAAGCGTCCGCGAGTTTTCGCGGGAGACGTTTCCGATGGAAGTCGTAGACGACGCCATCCGCGCCGCCGCAAGCGCGCCTTCGGGAGCCCACCAGCAGCCCTGGACGTTCGTCGTCGTCACGAGCGCGTCGTTGAAGCAGCGCATTCGTGAGGCCGCCGAGGCCGAAGAGAAGACCAACTGGGAAGGGCGCATGGGGGCCGAGTGGATGGCTGCCGTCGAGCCCTTCGGCCTCGATTGGAACAAGCCGCACCTGACCGACGCGCCCGTGCTCATCGTGGTCTTCGCGCACGCTTGGGGCCTCGCAGGAAGCTCAGGGCAGTCCTCACCGTCGGCGGAGCGCGTGAAGCACTACTATGTGAGCGAGTCCGTCGGCATCGCCGTCGGATTCCTGCTCTCGTCGCTCCACCTTGCAGGGCTAGCCACCCTCACGCACACGCCGAGCCCGATGGCGTTTCTTCGCACGCTGCTCGGGCGGCCGGCGAACGAGCGCGCGTTCGCCGTCATCCCGGTCGGCTACCCACGCGCCGACGCC